In one window of Poriferisphaera corsica DNA:
- the fabG gene encoding 3-oxoacyl-[acyl-carrier-protein] reductase: MAKLEGKRVAVVTGASRGIGKAIAFALAKQDRHVVLVARNEGLLNEVKGEIESMGGEASVKTCDMSDGTAVTALIEAVADEHKRLDILVNNAGITRDNLLLRMTDEEFDEVINTNLRSVFVACRAALRPMMRGKFGRIINIASVAGLTGNPGQANYAAAKSGLGGLTKTIAKELASKKITANVVAPGFIATDMTDVLPESIKAMVKQVTPVGRMGEPNEIAAAVAFLASDDASYVTGQTLAVDGGMTMM; encoded by the coding sequence ATGGCAAAACTTGAAGGAAAGCGTGTGGCGGTTGTGACGGGGGCAAGCCGAGGGATTGGCAAGGCGATTGCATTCGCGTTGGCGAAACAGGATCGTCATGTGGTGTTGGTGGCGCGGAATGAGGGTTTGCTAAACGAAGTTAAGGGTGAGATTGAGAGCATGGGCGGTGAAGCAAGTGTGAAGACTTGTGATATGAGCGATGGTACTGCAGTAACGGCTTTAATTGAAGCGGTTGCTGATGAGCATAAACGGTTGGATATTTTGGTAAATAACGCTGGGATTACGCGGGATAATTTGCTGCTTCGGATGACGGATGAAGAGTTTGACGAGGTGATCAATACGAACTTGCGTAGTGTGTTTGTGGCATGTCGCGCGGCACTTCGGCCGATGATGCGTGGAAAATTCGGAAGAATTATCAACATTGCATCGGTTGCAGGGTTGACTGGTAATCCAGGTCAGGCGAATTATGCAGCAGCGAAGAGTGGGTTGGGTGGTTTGACGAAAACGATTGCGAAAGAGCTTGCGAGCAAGAAGATCACAGCGAACGTGGTTGCTCCGGGTTTTATCGCGACAGACATGACAGATGTGCTTCCTGAGTCGATTAAGGCGATGGTTAAGCAGGTTACCCCGGTTGGTCGGATGGGTGAGCCGAATGAAATTGCGGCGGCTGTGGCGTTTCTGGCGAGCGATGATGCGAGCTATGTGACGGGTCAGACGTTGGCTGTTGACGGCGGGATGACGATGATGTAA
- the fabF gene encoding beta-ketoacyl-ACP synthase II: MSKRVVITGLGWVTSLGTSVDGVWKDLLAGKSGIKKIEKFDTTKYSTKIAGEITKYDGGDHLDRRAAKRLDRFAQYAMNASIDAVNDSGIDFDQEDPYRCGVIIGSGIGGMKEFEDGHRKLMEKGPDRLSPFMVPKLMCNAAAGNVSIHYGLRGPNCALVSACASAAHAIGEGYEMIRRGSCDVILGGGSEAAVTPLGLGCFIALKALSKRNDDPTHASRPFDKDRDGFVLSEGAGIVLLEEYEHAKARGAEIHAELLGYGQSADGIHITAPDEEGRGAAFAMEYALKDAGITTNDIDYINAHGTSTGLGDVAETRAIKRTFGEDAYKLSVSSTKSMTGHLLGASGGIEAIATALAVKNDVMPPTINLENPEDECDLDYVPNEAREKEITYALSNSFGFGGHNTSLAIGKI, translated from the coding sequence ATGAGCAAACGTGTAGTCATAACAGGGCTCGGCTGGGTCACAAGCCTAGGTACGAGCGTCGATGGGGTCTGGAAAGACCTGCTTGCTGGCAAGAGCGGTATCAAAAAGATTGAGAAATTCGATACAACGAAATACTCAACGAAGATTGCTGGCGAGATCACAAAATATGATGGGGGTGATCACCTTGACCGTCGTGCTGCAAAGCGTCTTGACCGTTTTGCACAGTACGCAATGAATGCGTCGATCGATGCGGTCAATGATTCAGGGATCGATTTCGATCAAGAAGACCCATATCGCTGCGGCGTTATTATTGGGTCTGGTATTGGTGGCATGAAGGAATTTGAAGACGGTCATCGTAAGCTGATGGAAAAGGGACCAGATCGCCTGAGCCCATTCATGGTGCCGAAGCTGATGTGTAACGCAGCAGCAGGTAACGTGTCGATCCATTACGGATTACGTGGGCCTAACTGTGCATTAGTCTCGGCTTGTGCATCAGCTGCACACGCGATCGGTGAAGGCTACGAGATGATCCGTCGTGGTTCATGCGACGTCATTCTTGGTGGCGGTTCAGAAGCTGCGGTCACGCCGCTTGGCTTGGGCTGCTTTATTGCATTGAAAGCTTTGTCAAAGCGTAACGATGACCCTACCCACGCGTCACGTCCATTCGACAAAGACCGTGATGGGTTTGTGCTTTCCGAAGGTGCTGGCATCGTCTTACTCGAAGAGTATGAACATGCGAAGGCACGTGGCGCTGAAATCCATGCTGAGTTATTGGGCTATGGCCAATCGGCAGACGGCATACATATCACGGCTCCGGATGAAGAAGGCCGCGGTGCTGCATTTGCGATGGAATACGCATTGAAAGATGCTGGGATCACGACCAATGACATTGATTACATCAATGCTCACGGTACAAGCACCGGCTTAGGCGATGTTGCTGAAACACGGGCGATCAAGCGAACGTTCGGTGAAGACGCATACAAGCTGTCTGTCAGTTCAACCAAGAGCATGACGGGGCACCTACTAGGTGCGTCGGGCGGCATTGAGGCCATTGCAACAGCTTTGGCGGTAAAGAACGACGTGATGCCTCCAACAATCAACCTTGAAAATCCTGAAGATGAATGCGATCTTGATTACGTGCCTAACGAAGCACGCGAAAAAGAAATCACTTATGCCCTGAGCAACAGCTTTGGATTTGGTGGGCACAATACCTCATTGGCAATCGGCAAGATTTAA
- a CDS encoding type II secretion system protein, protein MKTNKDNTKYAMTTLNRSGHGFTLIELLIVISILAVLIGLLMPALRKSRIKAQQVVCMSNLKQIYTVGHSYVVDFDGFWPGSYILGAFSYRQAPGNKTSNDPRALPETFGLPAIFDQQGYMDGHDSTWICPSQVDPFVSYGNTYMFYAHFSVRSNGEIRDLFGKKRFYNVQREELKKGLERQMIVMDNFTLKPGLTGFRGPFRGYTVPYKEQVWPHPSGNEAKKYGSNVLYVTGHVGQKIK, encoded by the coding sequence ATGAAAACTAACAAAGATAATACTAAGTACGCCATGACCACCCTTAATCGTAGTGGTCATGGCTTTACACTTATCGAATTGCTAATTGTAATTTCGATTTTAGCTGTGCTTATTGGCCTGTTAATGCCTGCTCTGAGAAAATCCAGAATCAAAGCTCAGCAGGTAGTCTGTATGAGTAATCTTAAGCAGATCTATACTGTCGGGCATTCCTATGTTGTGGATTTTGATGGATTCTGGCCTGGCTCTTATATATTGGGTGCTTTTAGCTATCGTCAGGCACCTGGTAATAAAACATCAAATGATCCAAGGGCATTGCCTGAGACTTTCGGTTTGCCTGCAATCTTTGATCAGCAGGGCTATATGGATGGTCATGATTCAACGTGGATTTGTCCTTCTCAAGTAGATCCATTTGTGTCATATGGCAATACATACATGTTTTATGCTCATTTCTCTGTGCGATCTAATGGTGAGATAAGAGATCTGTTTGGTAAGAAAAGATTCTACAACGTTCAGCGTGAAGAATTAAAGAAGGGTTTAGAAAGGCAAATGATCGTAATGGATAATTTTACACTCAAACCCGGACTGACTGGTTTTAGAGGTCCATTCCGTGGATATACAGTGCCGTACAAAGAGCAGGTTTGGCCACATCCATCTGGTAATGAAGCAAAGAAATATGGCTCCAACGTGCTATACGTTACCGGCCATGTAGGTCAAAAGATAAAATAA
- the acpP gene encoding acyl carrier protein, producing MDEKEIEEKVVAIVAEQMGVDKGEINRDTNFVNDLNADSLDTVELVMEFEDEFETSIPDEDAEKIQTVGQAIEFIKQHMD from the coding sequence ATGGACGAAAAAGAAATTGAAGAAAAAGTAGTCGCAATCGTTGCAGAACAGATGGGCGTGGATAAAGGCGAAATCAATCGTGACACGAATTTCGTGAACGATTTGAACGCAGACAGCTTGGACACTGTTGAGCTGGTGATGGAGTTTGAAGACGAGTTTGAGACTTCCATTCCAGACGAAGACGCAGAAAAGATCCAGACTGTTGGTCAGGCAATCGAATTCATCAAGCAACACATGGACTAA
- a CDS encoding RAD23 family protein, which yields MDTKTLYTTYIFALSLLLASCESTKSNTHIKSASEQPSEVSAAPSPHMAEESTQAAQSPLSALPAPPGPNDPALSPPERAQVATQMLTRMLSLNEVQSRQVHKIFLTSAKETDRAFDELSASKRHAAFRRMQQQKVDSLRSILTVDQYMDYIRYRSELNPYMRFK from the coding sequence ATGGATACCAAGACGCTTTATACGACGTATATTTTCGCCCTTAGCCTGCTTCTTGCCAGTTGTGAATCTACCAAATCGAATACCCACATCAAATCAGCCTCAGAGCAGCCTTCTGAGGTCTCAGCAGCCCCATCTCCTCATATGGCCGAAGAATCCACGCAAGCTGCTCAATCGCCGCTCTCTGCCCTTCCTGCCCCTCCAGGCCCCAATGATCCTGCCTTGTCGCCTCCAGAGCGTGCTCAGGTTGCCACGCAAATGCTCACACGCATGCTCAGTTTAAATGAAGTCCAATCCAGGCAAGTCCACAAGATCTTCCTGACCTCAGCGAAAGAAACTGATCGAGCTTTCGATGAGCTTTCTGCCAGTAAACGCCACGCTGCTTTCAGACGCATGCAGCAGCAAAAGGTAGATTCCCTGAGATCTATCCTAACTGTCGATCAATACATGGATTACATTCGTTATCGCTCAGAACT
- a CDS encoding Sec-independent protein translocase subunit TatA/TatB: protein MEWNTVVTMGFFGQIGWQEILILALIGVLLFGRRLPEIGKKMGQGIVEFKKGLAGIEDDIDPASQSQPRIDNQQSGQQMDMTGNEKEKSPTDNPQNGQSA, encoded by the coding sequence ATGGAATGGAATACAGTAGTAACGATGGGATTTTTCGGCCAAATTGGTTGGCAAGAAATCTTGATATTGGCATTGATCGGGGTACTACTGTTTGGTCGCCGCCTGCCTGAGATTGGCAAAAAGATGGGCCAGGGAATTGTCGAGTTCAAGAAGGGACTTGCGGGCATTGAGGACGACATTGATCCGGCAAGCCAAAGCCAGCCACGGATCGACAATCAGCAAAGCGGTCAGCAGATGGACATGACGGGCAATGAGAAGGAAAAGTCACCCACGGATAATCCACAGAATGGTCAAAGCGCCTGA
- a CDS encoding tetratricopeptide repeat protein yields the protein MKKNLLLTILVATVLATMSTHLAANDSAGKTFYERGMQHVAATEYVQAAEAFKAAYKAEPENMSYKKQYSKLHNITRMQTLIQDEESNEKWFRYAKSLRIFYTNNNDASRLIALCQQMRERDPSITTTNILSEALIKVGEYQEAENLLASISPEEASRITLVLQGLAAAHLNKTDHAEATLVDLAENESVSMGLLFRIARLQALLGHHADASESMATILKAAHPKSHAGLKRVVNNTLEFQPLLTDVEFVQALATKSEKPEKEDDCATCPNRSTCKERAEKESCDGDDDCDGQSCSE from the coding sequence ATGAAGAAAAATCTATTACTAACAATTTTGGTTGCGACGGTATTGGCAACGATGTCCACTCATTTGGCAGCAAATGATTCGGCCGGCAAAACGTTTTATGAGCGAGGGATGCAACACGTAGCGGCAACAGAATACGTACAAGCAGCAGAAGCGTTCAAGGCAGCATACAAAGCTGAACCTGAGAATATGTCATACAAAAAGCAGTACTCAAAACTGCACAATATTACGCGCATGCAAACGCTGATCCAAGATGAGGAAAGTAACGAAAAATGGTTCCGTTACGCAAAATCACTGCGCATTTTCTATACCAATAACAACGATGCATCTCGATTGATTGCCCTCTGCCAACAGATGCGGGAACGTGATCCTTCGATAACGACAACGAATATTTTGTCTGAAGCACTCATCAAAGTCGGTGAATATCAGGAAGCTGAGAATCTTCTAGCATCGATATCACCTGAAGAGGCATCGAGAATAACGCTTGTTTTGCAGGGGTTGGCTGCGGCACACTTGAACAAGACAGATCATGCAGAGGCCACATTGGTAGATCTAGCAGAGAATGAATCTGTGAGTATGGGCTTGTTGTTTCGTATAGCGAGGCTACAAGCGCTATTAGGGCATCATGCAGACGCATCTGAGAGCATGGCGACAATCTTAAAGGCAGCACACCCAAAATCACATGCTGGATTAAAACGAGTCGTGAATAACACGCTTGAATTCCAACCACTATTAACCGACGTCGAATTTGTTCAAGCACTTGCTACAAAATCCGAAAAACCGGAAAAAGAAGATGACTGCGCAACGTGCCCTAACCGTTCTACATGCAAGGAGCGCGCAGAGAAAGAGTCATGCGACGGCGATGATGATTGTGATGGCCAGAGTTGCTCTGAATAG